Below is a genomic region from Helianthus annuus cultivar XRQ/B chromosome 2, HanXRQr2.0-SUNRISE, whole genome shotgun sequence.
GTCAACGATGGAGAGAGTTGAAAGTGGATGCACGGGAATTAAATCCGGGCGAGGCAGATGGGCCCGAGAGTTCCGATGATCCCTAAAGTGAGGATGACGACTACGCCGATGAACCGGATGCTGAGGCAATGGAGTGGAAACAAGGGGGTTCAACCCGAGGCGGAAGGAGACGTGGTAGGCCTAGTGTGTTCGATTATACTCAAAGACAAATGGATCCGAACTGGGCTCACTATGGTACAATGCAAGAAGTGATAGGAAATGCACGACCTCCGACGTATACGGATTGGGAAGAATCGACCCAAAGCATTTTCAATCATGCAAGCATGGATAGGTTGATGAAACAGAACTATGACCGCTAGGAACAATGGAACAAAACCAATGCTTATGCCTTCGAACAGGGTATGAACAATCGGTATCTCGATGAACGAAACCGGCATATGCATGATGATTGGCATGCGGGCCGACCAGTTGTAGCAGATCCCCCGATTGTGGATTATTCAATGCTACCACCATATGACGGTAGTGTGTCTTATCCCACCCCACATTTACACCATTCCATGTGGGTGGATCCACATCAAAGCGAGGGGAGGCAATTGCCAAGTCAGCAAGCCGAAGAAGGAGGAGGTAAAGGTAGTAGTGGTACCGGTCCATTTGGATTCGGAAAGTTTTTAAAGATGATGACGTCTATCTTTGCACTTCCTCAGCCGCGTTACTATTGATCAGGTTGTGCTTTATCCTATCGtacatttttgtatatatttgtgGGTTATGTTTATAGTTGGGTGGTTAGGGTGGTGTTTTGATGTTGATGTTTTCGGGTTGTGAAAGTTTTGGTGATTTTTAGTAGTTtgaatataaaaaagaaaaaaaaaacaaaaacagatttgtGGTTTGAGTGGAGAAGCAAAATTTGATGTTGGTATGTTTTATAGCGATCTTTCCCTtccaaaaccatacattggggtcaatgtatcccaactatggggatggggggaattttttaaacttttgaaaaattttgaaatcaAGCGAAAAATGGTCTAAAATTGAACACTTAGTACTAAAACCGCGTGACACACCGACAACCCCGTACACCCTTTCTTGGTGACAGTCTGAGCCACTTATTTGATTTATTAAAGACTAgtcatttacccgcgcgatgcggcgggaaacatatcacttagatTGGTgtgtttagggctatgtacgggacggttcggttttgagccataaccaaaacTAAATTCGTGATGCAAcggaaaacacaacacttgttagtAATTCTAAGGGTGTGCATGAGAAGGTTTAATTCATTTGGGTCATAACTAAAATCTAAATTTTCGGTTAAGGTACTTTAAAAAGGGTCATGGCGATTTAAAGAGTTTTAAAAGGACGTAAGCAAACCGAACTGTGCGAAGCCAACAAAAGCACAACCATAAGCTCAAAACTAATCAAACCAATCCGTTAGTTTATCAGTCGTCCcgtgatatattgtatagtacttaaATTAGTTTTCTTATTTGTTGGCACTCGTTTTTTCTGTTGATGAAAACCGACCTGAAGTTGAAATGTTAATAAGCTAATAAACTCAATATTTTTAAATTATGAACTTTATATTACACAATacgggtcaagttattctacaaaggcttctaattgtaagaagtgtaagaaggatttatagagtgacaagtgtccaatgaCCTAACACTAAActcactacatcaccaccaaaaaacctaaacacccacccccaccccaccccaccaccacccaaaaacctaaccccccccccccaaaacctaaacccccaccccccacccggcaaaaaaaaacaaaaaaaaaaactatacctcacaaaaaaacccccaaaaacctaaacccccccccacccccaccccccaaaaacctaaaaaaaaacctaacccccccccccaaaaaaaaaaaaacctaaaaaaaaaactaaaaaaaactaaacacccacccccaccaaaaaacctaaacccccacccccaccccctcggcaaaaaaaaaaaaaaaaaattttagggtgggtgatgtggggggaggggggggtttaggtttttggtggtggtggatgtttaaggtttttttttttttttttttgtagtggggtttttttgtgtagtgggtttttttaggttattggacacttgtcactctataaatccttcttacacttcttacaattagaatcctttgtatttgatcctaatcctacaCAATACATCTGAAACAGATATTCACCACCCCGCCCCCACCCAAAAAAAAGAACTGGACGTTATAGATGTGTTTTGTGCTATCGCGTTTTGATAGAATCACAATTAGACAACTGACTTTCAATTTATCCAATCATTTATTTAATTTACTTGCCACATGCAATTCAAGaaacaaatcaaacaaacaaGCAGCAAGTTATATATAAAACACTAGGTTATCAGCCGTGGTAACCACGGGTTGATTTATTTTTAGgatattattaattatttattattatttgtcGGGATGGTTAAATAAAATTGAAGAGGATATACATACATTGATTCAATTAAATCACATGCTACCAAATATCTACTATATTAAAAAAATGTAATTAAAATTACATCACAAGTTACCAAATATCTCCTTGTAAACAACATTTGATGTCTGCTTCGAAGGTTTACCATCAGCATCGTACGCTAAAATTTTGACACCTTCTCTTGTCTTCACTCTCGATAAAGCAACGTACAACTGGCCATGACTAAAAACTGGATCCTTTAAATATAGCCCAACTCTTGATAAAGACTACCCTTGACTTTTGTTAATTGTCATAGCAAAACATACTGATAACGGAAATTGCCTTCTTTGAAACTGAAACGGTATCTTCTTGTCAGAAGGAATCATTGAAATCCTAGGAATATAAACTCTAGTACCAATATTCCCACCTGATATTACTTCAGCTTCAATAACTCGTTTACCGAGAAAGGTTATTTGAAGTCTAGTTCCATTACATAGACCACTTTGTTGATCAATGTTTCGAAGAAGCATTACCGGAACACCAACTTTAAGAACCAACTTATGATTAGGTAAACCGGCTATTTTGAGAGCATTCAAATTATCAGCCGAATACAAATCTTGTTGGAAAGAATCAAGTACTTGCTCAGTTTGACAGATACTGTCAGAGCTCAAATACTCTTTTTCTTCACCGGAAATAACGAAAGTAAACGATCATTAATTTCATGAACAACTTCATTTTTTGGTGCTAAAATAGCTCTCTCAGAAAAGAATCCagattttttgtaattttctaaaATTGAAGGATACACAAAGTCGATTAAACTTTGTATTGGATCGTCCAAATCAGTGATTGCTAAGTCATCCGGTATCTCTAtaagtgcttcaccatcattttctGAACCAACGTTTCCTTCACCAATATCAAGTAGCCATCTTGTAAATTTCTCAATAGACTCAACGTTAGATGTTTGAGCTCCAACTGTCAACCTCATGTTTTTTGTTAATTTTAACACCTTACATTCTGACCATATATATGAAGAACTCAAAGATGCATTGACAGTTTGTTGTCTAGTACCATTAGGAATGACCGGGAGGATTTGTCTAAAGTCCCCACCAAAAACAATAACTTTACCGCCAAATGGTTGTTCAGACTGGTGACCCATAGAACGTCTTTCATTGTTTTATCTAGTGCCTCAAAAGCATGCTTGTGGACCATAGGGGCTTCGTCCCATATAATCAACTTTGCCTCTTTTAGTAGGTCAGCAACATCGTCGTTTGGCTTAATGTGGCACATGGAGTCTTCTGTCAAGTTAATGGGGATTTTAAACCTAGAATGTGCCGTCCTTCCTTTAGATAGCAATAACGAAGCAATACCACTCGAAGCAACATTCAACACAATCTGTCCTTTAGATCTAATTGCAGAAGCCAATGGCTTCCACAAAAAAGTCTTCCCAGTTCCACCATAACCATATACAAAAAACAACCCTCCATTTTGGCTATTGATTGCATGCATAATCTCATTAAAAACCTTCGACTGCTCTTCAGTTAGATATTCTTTCATTCGACAAAACTCAGTTTGCAACTGATTTGTGTCTTGGGATAATTCATCGTTGATTAGACGGTTGGTAATTTGACGTAAAGAGTGATGATCAGGATAAGGCATTGTAGTAAACTTACTTAAAGATGAACCATTGGAAATTAAATAATTCTCAATTTCAAACAAAATCTGATTCTTCAGTTGATCTTCAGGAAGCGTTAAATCtagaaaaagcaaaaaaaaaatttggaaaaattagaaaaaattatatataataatgtAAAACATATAGGTGACAAAATAAAATAACTCATTTACCAGGGATATGTGTCTCTTTCCGACGTCTGTACAAAATATCGTCTCCTAATAAATGCCACGTTTTATCCCAAACAAATTCAGGTCTTGTTATAGTATTTGTTAACAGCATTGTGGCAAATAATGCTCTTAAATACCGACAATGACCATCAAAACTTGCTTCTTTAATTGCTTCAACATATTCGTTGTCATCATCTAGAAGACCCATTGCATAGCATGCGTCTTTAAAAGTGGGGAATAACTCTCCATTAACTGTTCGAATATCTTCGAATGATTTGGGACCCCTGACTTTGTTTAGTAGAATCCTTAAATAATAAGGTTCACCAGAAGCAATTGAAACGGAATGAATTCTACCAACAGTTTGATACCTTTTTCGTATTTGCCAGCGTCTATCTTTTACATTCCAAACATACTTTTGTGGGAACTCGACATAGGTCAATTTACATGCTTCGTCATCACGTTGATTTAATTCAAACCATTTCAAAAACATCGAAGAAGCAACAGATGGTTTGCTCAAGAcatcttcaatatcatcatctGCACCATATACAACATTATGCTGACCAGGTAAATGAAAAGGAAGCCTCATTACAGCAGGATATCTATAATGCACTTCGTTGGAGAAAATTCTCCAAGAAGCTTCACAAGCAGATATGTATCTACAATCGTAGTACTCTTTTATTTCGTCTTTTGGTTTCTGAATGCTAGTCCCTTCTGCTTCGCAAAACACAACGGCGGTAGCCCGGTCAGGACCTTTGTTAATGTACTTGAAAAGGTACTTTATGGAGCCTGCTTGGTTACACCATTCAACGTTAATATGAGCTTGGTATCGTCTTAAAAGACTTTTGTTATACGGTACAACACTTCGATTGTCAAGTTGAACACCTTTCTTTATAACAGTAATGCCACAATCTCTTCTTCGATAAACCGGAAAACCACTTGAGTCAATAATAGTTTGAGCAGAAAACTTTTTAGGAAATCGTTTAGAACATCTTTTGTCAACCATGCAAGGACAGCTCAAGTTAGCATTCCCACAAGGACCGTGAATCATATACTCAGACACAAGTGAGTATAACTGCGGATCTTCGGATTTGTCTAGAATTTCAGCTGAAATAAAAGGATCTATGTGATCTACGGTGGGAAGTTTATGATCCACTttcatgaataaacaaatgtgtGCATGAGGTAGGCCACGTTTTTGAAATTCAACGGTATAAACAACTGCATAAGTTGAAAAGTGTATGTGTTAGCAATTACAGATATCTAATTTATGTGCAATTAATAAGATattctaaaaaaaatataacataaaatacACACCTGCGTTTATTTCACCAAAAAAATTGTTATCCTTTAAATCTTTAATCATTGAATCCAACTTCATCTTGAACAATCGACATAGTATATCTGGTCTGTCTTCTTGTTTAATTGAAGTATCTTTAAGAAATCTTGAAATTTCAGGCCATTTAGGATTGCATGTAATGGTTATGAAAAAATCTGGGTATCCAAACCATTTACATAAAGCCATAGCATCAAGGTAGTTTTGTTGCATGAACCGAGCCCCTCCAGTAAAGGAAGAAGGCAGAATTACCTTTTGACCGGTGTTCGATAAATTTTCTTGACCTGTGTGCTTATACTTTTGTAACTTTTCAAATGTCTCGGATCGTAGATTCTTATGCTTACCACGTATGAAATTTAACCTTTCACTTTCAACCATAGTGTAAGTGTCAACCAAAAACTGTTGGAACAGTCTTCTTCCGTTTAAAACCAAAGAATAACCACTAATGCGATCCTGTATTCGATATGCAAAGAATTCACGCATTGTGCATTTTGGTCGTATTTTTTTCTTGGTTGTTACACCATCCCTATGAGGAATATCAATTCTATATCCATCATCaccaaacgggaaaaaaataggaTATTGGAGAGCAAGGTAGGATGGGTGTAACTCACTAATACGTTTAAGCATACCAGCTTGAGTTTCAACAACAATGTCACGACGATCAACAGAAGCATCTAAATCGTCGACAATCAAAGCAGCTACTTCAGTCGAGGATGGCAGATTATAAGTTCTTCCATCTTTGTCTCTGTTGTAAATAAGTCGGAGCTTAAGGTTTGCTCCAGGATTTTGTTGAAAATGGTTTCGTACCATTCTGTAAGATTTAACCAACTCATTATGGGAATCTAAAAAATCTTTAAGGTATTCAATTATTTCGACGTCCAACTCCTGTTCATGTAAAGTTACATGTTGCCTGTTATGAAAGTCAAAATAATAAATTAActatatttatataaatgtaATAACCGAAAAAAAGCAATTTACAGAATTAACTTACCCCAATACACTTTGTCTGTTATATACCTCGTTCTCAGTATCGTATATGTATAGTTGAGAAAACTTAGCTTGCTTGCCATTAGCTGGTTTTAGACTACCTAAGCTATGAAAATTTTGACCACCAATTCGATA
It encodes:
- the LOC110888426 gene encoding uncharacterized protein LOC110888426 codes for the protein MRLTVGAQTSNVESIEKFTRWLLDIGEGNVGSENDGEALIEIPDDLAITDLDDPIQSLIDFVYPSILENYKKSGFFSERAILAPKNEVVHEINDRLLSLFPVKKKTGLPNHKLVLKVGVPVMLLRNIDQQSGLCNGTRLQITFLGKRVIEAEVISGGNIGTRVYIPRISMIPSDKKIPFQFQRRQFPLSDPVFSHGQLYVALSRVKTREGVKILAYDADGKPSKQTSNVVYKEIFGNL
- the LOC110888417 gene encoding uncharacterized protein LOC110888417, which translates into the protein MGIFNNPIIDIGDFDRIPLSAISTVIDSGQRRSIRKAIIDKKKGKKKTCTTNVDVGIRGKENVSQVSNVTYNINTTIPLHGTLNGMPALLDTNLSSNDNLQNNDVSVCTPGVYSINSNILTYTNSTSTSNRTSLTKLSAGKRKLKHKSRDLSPVVMQSLESGDPSNAEIFVPDPYKGISNDYVDHGDQVLICDICHAKLWTSEGGKGRLTLGKLCYGLCCGYGKVELPNLKEANPSYQNLFHMSDQRSKFFLKNIRRYNCMFSFTSMGGKVDSKINKGNAPFIYRIGGQNFHSLGSLKPANGKQAKFSQLYIYDTENEVYNRQSVLGQHVTLHEQELDVEIIEYLKDFLDSHNELVKSYRMVRNHFQQNPGANLKLRLIYNRDKDGRTYNLPSSTEVAALIVDDLDASVDRRDIVVETQAGMLKRISELHPSYLALQYPIFFPFGDDGYRIDIPHRDGVTTKKKIRPKCTMREFFAYRIQDRISGYSLVLNGRRLFQQFLVDTYTMVESERLNFIRGKHKNLRSETFEKLQKYKHTGQENLSNTGQKVILPSSFTGGARFMQQNYLDAMALCKWFGYPDFFITITCNPKWPEISRFLKDTSIKQEDRPDILCRLFKMKLDSMIKDLKDNNFFGEINAVVYTVEFQKRGLPHAHICLFMKVDHKLPTVDHIDPFISAEILDKSEDPQLYSLVSEYMIHGPCGNANLSCPCMVDKRCSKRFPKKFSAQTIIDSSGFPVYRRRDCGITVIKKGVQLDNRSVVPYNKSLLRRYQAHINVEWCNQAGSIKYLFKYINKGPDRATAVVFCEAEGTSIQKPKDEIKEYYDCRYISACEASWRIFSNEVHYRYPAVMRLPFHLPGQHNVVYGADDDIEDVLSKPSVASSMFLKWFELNQRDDEACKLTYVEFPQKYVWNVKDRRWQIRKRYQTVGRIHSVSIASGEPYYLRILLNKVRGPKSFEDIRTVNGELFPTFKDACYAMGLLDDDNEYVEAIKEASFDGHCRYLRALFATMLLTNTITRPEFVWDKTWHLLGDDILYRRRKETHIPDLTLPEDQLKNQILFEIENYLISNGSSLSKFTTMPYPDHHSLRQITNRLINDELSQDTNQLQTEFCRMKEYLTEEQSKVFNEIMHAINSQNGGLFFVYGYGGTGKTFLWKPLASAIRSKGQIVLNVASSGIASLLLSKGRTAHSRFKIPINLTEDSMCHIKPNDDVADLLKEAKLIIWDEAPMVHKHAFEALDKTMKDVLWVTSLNNHLAVKLLFLVGTLDKSSRSFLMVLDNKLSMHL